One window from the genome of Diospyros lotus cultivar Yz01 chromosome 11, ASM1463336v1, whole genome shotgun sequence encodes:
- the LOC127813702 gene encoding G-type lectin S-receptor-like serine/threonine-protein kinase RKS1 isoform X3: MNPENWVLIISLLPFLFIKICTSLDTLTPNQSLKNDGLLVSAAGTFALGFFSLGNPTHTYVGIRFNKISNQSVVWVGNRANPINGTSGVLSINEDGNLILQVNNNQTILISRTNVKTTNCSARLLDSGNLILFYNDESGKSVVAWQSFDYPTDTQLPGMKLGLDRRSGLDRVLTSWKSRTDPSPGEYNYRVDPDGLPQLVVNRGSERRWRSIPWMGSRWIGREAMANSFLFKAIFADNEDEVSEVYSVENDSIMWKFLDESGTIRMMRWMERDRRWGELMSLPKDRCDDYGCCGPFGYCDSNKGVESQCNCLPGYEPRSPREWRLGNGSGGCKRKRALSMCKNGEWFKKVENVKIPDTSQKTFGRTKLSMEECKKECFNNCTCAAYTSLESGECVTWHGDLMDMRIFNGGLDLYIRVDAEEPTQQSKKSGNLRGKNLAIVVTSIVVTVVMITYFVCWLVLRRTKKDSEHNYQPFDEENLELPMFDMFTIAGATDKFSDKNIIGEGGFGQVYKGQLSNGKVIAVKRLSANSNQGLNEFKNEVMLIAKLQHRNLVKLLGCCIHGEERMLVYEYMNNGSLDSFIFAGQENTRNLLAWGGRLDIIVGIARGILYLHQDSRLTVIHRDLKASNVLLDSEMNPKISDFGLAKTFGGHQSSAQTKNVVGTYGYIAPEYVVDGIFSMKSDIFSFGVIVLEIISGKRNRMFHHPDHDLNLLGHAWNLWIEGKGIELLDPKVESPFSASELLKYIQVGLLCVQKSPEDRPSMASVLLMLITDTVMLPQPKKPGFYTERNYVEADYLLSESTGGTNEMTMTQIVPR, from the exons ATGAATCCGGAAAACTGGGTTTTGATCATTTCCttgcttccatttctttttattaaaatctgCACTTCACTTGATACCCTAACTCCAAACCAGTCCTTGAAAAACGACGGCCTTCTCGTATCGGCGGCCGGCACCTTCGCTCTCGGGTTCTTCAGTCTCGGAAATCCCACTCACACGTACGTCGGAATACGGTTCAACAAGATCTCCAATCAAAGCGTAGTTTGGGTCGGAAACAGAGCCAATCCCATCAATGGAACCTCAGGTGTTCTTTCCATCAACGAAGATGGCAACCTTATCCTCCAGGTAAACAACAACCAAACAATCCTAATCTCGCGGACAAATGTCAAAACAACCAACTGCTCGGCTCGGCTTTTGGATTCCGGGAATTTGATATTGTTTTATAATGATGAGAGCGGCAAAAGCGTTGTCGCATGGCAAAGTTTTGATTATCCGACCGACACGCAGCTGCCCGGGATGAAGCTGGGGCTGGACCGGAGGTCCGGTCTGGACCGGGTCCTGACATCGTGGAAGTCACGAACCGACCCGAGTCCGGGAGAGTACAATTACAGAGTCGACCCAGACGGGTTGCCCCAGCTGGTGGTAAACCGGGGGTCAGAGCGGCGGTGGCGGAGCATTCCGTGGATGGGGAGCCGGTGGATCGGCAGGGAGGCGATGGCGAATAGCTTTCTGTTCAAAGCCATATTTGCAGACAACGAGGACGAGGTGTCCGAGGTTTACAGCGTGGAGAATGATTCCATTATGTGGAAGTTTCTGGACGAGTCTGGGACCATTCGGATGATGCGGTGGATGGAGCGCGACCGGCGGTGGGGGGAGCTGATGTCGCTGCCGAAGGACCGGTGCGACGATTACGGCTGCTGCGGGCCGTTTGGGTACTGCGATTCGAATAAGGGGGTGGAGTCTCAGTGCAATTGCTTGCCTGGGTACGAGCCCAGGTCGCCGCGCGAGTGGAGATTGGGGAATGGGTCAG GTGGGTGCAAGAGGAAGCGGGCGCTTTCAATGTGTAAGAACGGAGAATGGTTCAAGAAAGTTGAAAATGTAAAGATTCCAGACACATCACAGAAGACATTTGGACGGACAAAGTTGAGCATGGAAGAGTGCAAGAAAGAGTGCTTCAACAACTGCACTTGTGCGGCCTACACAAGTTTAGAGAGCGGAGAGTGTGTCACTTGGCATGGTGATTTAATGGACATGAGGATTTTTAATGGGGGACTAGACTTGTACATTCGAGTGGATGCAGAGGAGCCAA CTCAACAATCAAAGAAATCCGGAAATCTTCGTGGAAAAAATTTGGCCATTGTGGTTACATCAATTGTTGTGACAGTGGTCATGATTACCTACTTCGTTTGTTGGCTGGTGCTCAGGAGGACCAAAAAAG ATTCAGAACACAACTATCAACCCTTTGATGAAGAAAATCTAGAACTGCCGATGTTTGATATGTTCACCATTGCCGGGGCAACGGACAAGTTTTCAGATAAGAACATAATTGGAGAAGGTGGTTTCGGACAAGTTTACAAG GggcaactatcaaatggaaaaGTGATAGCAGTGAAGCGGCTCTCAGCAAACTCCAATCAAGGCCTCAATGAATTTAAAAACGAGGTTATGTTGATTGCCAAACTTCAACATCGTAATCTAGTTAAGCTTTTGGGATGCTGCATCCATGGGGAAGAAAGAATGCTAGTTTATGAGTATATGAACAATGGAAGCTTGGATTCCTTCATTTTTG CAGgtcaagaaaacacaagaaatttgctCGCATGGGGAGGGCGATTGGATATAATCGTTGGGATTGCTCGAGGGATTCTTTACCTTCACCAAGACTCTAGATTGACAGTCATTCATAGGGATCTTAAAGCTAGCAATGTCCTACTTGACAGTGAAATGAACccaaaaatttcagattttggtCTTGCTAAAACTTTTGGAGGTCATCAATCATCAGCACAAACCAAAAATGTTGTTGGAACTTA TGGTTACATAGCTCCGGAATATGTAGTGGATGGCATTTTTTCAATGAAATCAGACATTTTTAGCTTTGGAGTCATAGTTCTAGAAATAATTAGTGGCAAAAGGAATAGAATGTTCCATCATCCAGACCATGACCTTAATCTTCTTGGACAT GCTTGGAACCTTTGGATTGAAGGAAAGGGAATTGAGCTTTTGGATCCAAAGGTGGAGAGTCCCTTTTCAGCGTCAGAGTTGTTAAAGTATATACAAGTTGGTCTTCTGTGTGTGCAGAAAAGCCCTGAAGACAGACCAAGCATGGCTTCGGTGCTCTTAATGTTGATTACTGATACTGTAATGTTGCCCCAGCCCAAGAAGCCTGGCTTTTATACGGAGAGGAATTACGTTGAGGCTGATTATTTGCTTTCTGAGAGTACTGGAGGTACCAATGAGATGACTATGACACAAATAGTGCCTCGATAA
- the LOC127813702 gene encoding G-type lectin S-receptor-like serine/threonine-protein kinase RKS1 isoform X4 gives MNPENWVLIISLLPFLFIKICTSLDTLTPNQSLKNDGLLVSAAGTFALGFFSLGNPTHTYVGIRFNKISNQSVVWVGNRANPINGTSGVLSINEDGNLILQVNNNQTILISRTNVKTTNCSARLLDSGNLILFYNDESGKSVVAWQSFDYPTDTQLPGMKLGLDRRSGLDRVLTSWKSRTDPSPGEYNYRVDPDGLPQLVVNRGSERRWRSIPWMGSRWIGREAMANSFLFKAIFADNEDEVSEVYSVENDSIMWKFLDESGTIRMMRWMERDRRWGELMSLPKDRCDDYGCCGPFGYCDSNKGVESQCNCLPGYEPRSPREWRLGNGSGGCKRKRALSMCKNGEWFKKVENVKIPDTSQKTFGRTKLSMEECKKECFNNCTCAAYTSLESGECVTWHGDLMDMRIFNGGLDLYIRVDAEEPTQQSKKSGNLRGKNLAIVVTSIVVTVVMITYFVCWLVLRRTKKVDSEHNYQPFDEENLELPMFDMFTIAGATDKFSDKNIIGEGGFGQVYKGQLSNGKVIAVKRLSANSNQGLNEFKNEVMLIAKLQHRNLVKLLGCCIHGEERMLVYEYMNNGSLDSFIFAGQENTRNLLAWGGRLDIIVGIARGILYLHQDSRLTVIHRDLKASNVLLDSEMNPKISDFGLAKTFGGHQSSAQTKNVVGT, from the exons ATGAATCCGGAAAACTGGGTTTTGATCATTTCCttgcttccatttctttttattaaaatctgCACTTCACTTGATACCCTAACTCCAAACCAGTCCTTGAAAAACGACGGCCTTCTCGTATCGGCGGCCGGCACCTTCGCTCTCGGGTTCTTCAGTCTCGGAAATCCCACTCACACGTACGTCGGAATACGGTTCAACAAGATCTCCAATCAAAGCGTAGTTTGGGTCGGAAACAGAGCCAATCCCATCAATGGAACCTCAGGTGTTCTTTCCATCAACGAAGATGGCAACCTTATCCTCCAGGTAAACAACAACCAAACAATCCTAATCTCGCGGACAAATGTCAAAACAACCAACTGCTCGGCTCGGCTTTTGGATTCCGGGAATTTGATATTGTTTTATAATGATGAGAGCGGCAAAAGCGTTGTCGCATGGCAAAGTTTTGATTATCCGACCGACACGCAGCTGCCCGGGATGAAGCTGGGGCTGGACCGGAGGTCCGGTCTGGACCGGGTCCTGACATCGTGGAAGTCACGAACCGACCCGAGTCCGGGAGAGTACAATTACAGAGTCGACCCAGACGGGTTGCCCCAGCTGGTGGTAAACCGGGGGTCAGAGCGGCGGTGGCGGAGCATTCCGTGGATGGGGAGCCGGTGGATCGGCAGGGAGGCGATGGCGAATAGCTTTCTGTTCAAAGCCATATTTGCAGACAACGAGGACGAGGTGTCCGAGGTTTACAGCGTGGAGAATGATTCCATTATGTGGAAGTTTCTGGACGAGTCTGGGACCATTCGGATGATGCGGTGGATGGAGCGCGACCGGCGGTGGGGGGAGCTGATGTCGCTGCCGAAGGACCGGTGCGACGATTACGGCTGCTGCGGGCCGTTTGGGTACTGCGATTCGAATAAGGGGGTGGAGTCTCAGTGCAATTGCTTGCCTGGGTACGAGCCCAGGTCGCCGCGCGAGTGGAGATTGGGGAATGGGTCAG GTGGGTGCAAGAGGAAGCGGGCGCTTTCAATGTGTAAGAACGGAGAATGGTTCAAGAAAGTTGAAAATGTAAAGATTCCAGACACATCACAGAAGACATTTGGACGGACAAAGTTGAGCATGGAAGAGTGCAAGAAAGAGTGCTTCAACAACTGCACTTGTGCGGCCTACACAAGTTTAGAGAGCGGAGAGTGTGTCACTTGGCATGGTGATTTAATGGACATGAGGATTTTTAATGGGGGACTAGACTTGTACATTCGAGTGGATGCAGAGGAGCCAA CTCAACAATCAAAGAAATCCGGAAATCTTCGTGGAAAAAATTTGGCCATTGTGGTTACATCAATTGTTGTGACAGTGGTCATGATTACCTACTTCGTTTGTTGGCTGGTGCTCAGGAGGACCAAAAAAG TAGATTCAGAACACAACTATCAACCCTTTGATGAAGAAAATCTAGAACTGCCGATGTTTGATATGTTCACCATTGCCGGGGCAACGGACAAGTTTTCAGATAAGAACATAATTGGAGAAGGTGGTTTCGGACAAGTTTACAAG GggcaactatcaaatggaaaaGTGATAGCAGTGAAGCGGCTCTCAGCAAACTCCAATCAAGGCCTCAATGAATTTAAAAACGAGGTTATGTTGATTGCCAAACTTCAACATCGTAATCTAGTTAAGCTTTTGGGATGCTGCATCCATGGGGAAGAAAGAATGCTAGTTTATGAGTATATGAACAATGGAAGCTTGGATTCCTTCATTTTTG CAGgtcaagaaaacacaagaaatttgctCGCATGGGGAGGGCGATTGGATATAATCGTTGGGATTGCTCGAGGGATTCTTTACCTTCACCAAGACTCTAGATTGACAGTCATTCATAGGGATCTTAAAGCTAGCAATGTCCTACTTGACAGTGAAATGAACccaaaaatttcagattttggtCTTGCTAAAACTTTTGGAGGTCATCAATCATCAGCACAAACCAAAAATGTTGTTGGAACTTAG
- the LOC127813702 gene encoding G-type lectin S-receptor-like serine/threonine-protein kinase RKS1 isoform X2 yields MNPENWVLIISLLPFLFIKICTSLDTLTPNQSLKNDGLLVSAAGTFALGFFSLGNPTHTYVGIRFNKISNQSVVWVGNRANPINGTSGVLSINEDGNLILQVNNNQTILISRTNVKTTNCSARLLDSGNLILFYNDESGKSVVAWQSFDYPTDTQLPGMKLGLDRRSGLDRVLTSWKSRTDPSPGEYNYRVDPDGLPQLVVNRGSERRWRSIPWMGSRWIGREAMANSFLFKAIFADNEDEVSEVYSVENDSIMWKFLDESGTIRMMRWMERDRRWGELMSLPKDRCDDYGCCGPFGYCDSNKGVESQCNCLPGYEPRSPREWRLGNGSGGCKRKRALSMCKNGEWFKKVENVKIPDTSQKTFGRTKLSMEECKKECFNNCTCAAYTSLESGECVTWHGDLMDMRIFNGGLDLYIRVDAEEPTQQSKKSGNLRGKNLAIVVTSIVVTVVMITYFVCWLVLRRTKKVDSEHNYQPFDEENLELPMFDMFTIAGATDKFSDKNIIGEGGFGQVYKGQLSNGKVIAVKRLSANSNQGLNEFKNEVMLIAKLQHRNLVKLLGCCIHGEERMLVYEYMNNGSLDSFIFGQENTRNLLAWGGRLDIIVGIARGILYLHQDSRLTVIHRDLKASNVLLDSEMNPKISDFGLAKTFGGHQSSAQTKNVVGTYGYIAPEYVVDGIFSMKSDIFSFGVIVLEIISGKRNRMFHHPDHDLNLLGHAWNLWIEGKGIELLDPKVESPFSASELLKYIQVGLLCVQKSPEDRPSMASVLLMLITDTVMLPQPKKPGFYTERNYVEADYLLSESTGGTNEMTMTQIVPR; encoded by the exons ATGAATCCGGAAAACTGGGTTTTGATCATTTCCttgcttccatttctttttattaaaatctgCACTTCACTTGATACCCTAACTCCAAACCAGTCCTTGAAAAACGACGGCCTTCTCGTATCGGCGGCCGGCACCTTCGCTCTCGGGTTCTTCAGTCTCGGAAATCCCACTCACACGTACGTCGGAATACGGTTCAACAAGATCTCCAATCAAAGCGTAGTTTGGGTCGGAAACAGAGCCAATCCCATCAATGGAACCTCAGGTGTTCTTTCCATCAACGAAGATGGCAACCTTATCCTCCAGGTAAACAACAACCAAACAATCCTAATCTCGCGGACAAATGTCAAAACAACCAACTGCTCGGCTCGGCTTTTGGATTCCGGGAATTTGATATTGTTTTATAATGATGAGAGCGGCAAAAGCGTTGTCGCATGGCAAAGTTTTGATTATCCGACCGACACGCAGCTGCCCGGGATGAAGCTGGGGCTGGACCGGAGGTCCGGTCTGGACCGGGTCCTGACATCGTGGAAGTCACGAACCGACCCGAGTCCGGGAGAGTACAATTACAGAGTCGACCCAGACGGGTTGCCCCAGCTGGTGGTAAACCGGGGGTCAGAGCGGCGGTGGCGGAGCATTCCGTGGATGGGGAGCCGGTGGATCGGCAGGGAGGCGATGGCGAATAGCTTTCTGTTCAAAGCCATATTTGCAGACAACGAGGACGAGGTGTCCGAGGTTTACAGCGTGGAGAATGATTCCATTATGTGGAAGTTTCTGGACGAGTCTGGGACCATTCGGATGATGCGGTGGATGGAGCGCGACCGGCGGTGGGGGGAGCTGATGTCGCTGCCGAAGGACCGGTGCGACGATTACGGCTGCTGCGGGCCGTTTGGGTACTGCGATTCGAATAAGGGGGTGGAGTCTCAGTGCAATTGCTTGCCTGGGTACGAGCCCAGGTCGCCGCGCGAGTGGAGATTGGGGAATGGGTCAG GTGGGTGCAAGAGGAAGCGGGCGCTTTCAATGTGTAAGAACGGAGAATGGTTCAAGAAAGTTGAAAATGTAAAGATTCCAGACACATCACAGAAGACATTTGGACGGACAAAGTTGAGCATGGAAGAGTGCAAGAAAGAGTGCTTCAACAACTGCACTTGTGCGGCCTACACAAGTTTAGAGAGCGGAGAGTGTGTCACTTGGCATGGTGATTTAATGGACATGAGGATTTTTAATGGGGGACTAGACTTGTACATTCGAGTGGATGCAGAGGAGCCAA CTCAACAATCAAAGAAATCCGGAAATCTTCGTGGAAAAAATTTGGCCATTGTGGTTACATCAATTGTTGTGACAGTGGTCATGATTACCTACTTCGTTTGTTGGCTGGTGCTCAGGAGGACCAAAAAAG TAGATTCAGAACACAACTATCAACCCTTTGATGAAGAAAATCTAGAACTGCCGATGTTTGATATGTTCACCATTGCCGGGGCAACGGACAAGTTTTCAGATAAGAACATAATTGGAGAAGGTGGTTTCGGACAAGTTTACAAG GggcaactatcaaatggaaaaGTGATAGCAGTGAAGCGGCTCTCAGCAAACTCCAATCAAGGCCTCAATGAATTTAAAAACGAGGTTATGTTGATTGCCAAACTTCAACATCGTAATCTAGTTAAGCTTTTGGGATGCTGCATCCATGGGGAAGAAAGAATGCTAGTTTATGAGTATATGAACAATGGAAGCTTGGATTCCTTCATTTTTG gtcaagaaaacacaagaaatttgctCGCATGGGGAGGGCGATTGGATATAATCGTTGGGATTGCTCGAGGGATTCTTTACCTTCACCAAGACTCTAGATTGACAGTCATTCATAGGGATCTTAAAGCTAGCAATGTCCTACTTGACAGTGAAATGAACccaaaaatttcagattttggtCTTGCTAAAACTTTTGGAGGTCATCAATCATCAGCACAAACCAAAAATGTTGTTGGAACTTA TGGTTACATAGCTCCGGAATATGTAGTGGATGGCATTTTTTCAATGAAATCAGACATTTTTAGCTTTGGAGTCATAGTTCTAGAAATAATTAGTGGCAAAAGGAATAGAATGTTCCATCATCCAGACCATGACCTTAATCTTCTTGGACAT GCTTGGAACCTTTGGATTGAAGGAAAGGGAATTGAGCTTTTGGATCCAAAGGTGGAGAGTCCCTTTTCAGCGTCAGAGTTGTTAAAGTATATACAAGTTGGTCTTCTGTGTGTGCAGAAAAGCCCTGAAGACAGACCAAGCATGGCTTCGGTGCTCTTAATGTTGATTACTGATACTGTAATGTTGCCCCAGCCCAAGAAGCCTGGCTTTTATACGGAGAGGAATTACGTTGAGGCTGATTATTTGCTTTCTGAGAGTACTGGAGGTACCAATGAGATGACTATGACACAAATAGTGCCTCGATAA
- the LOC127813702 gene encoding G-type lectin S-receptor-like serine/threonine-protein kinase RKS1 isoform X1, with the protein MNPENWVLIISLLPFLFIKICTSLDTLTPNQSLKNDGLLVSAAGTFALGFFSLGNPTHTYVGIRFNKISNQSVVWVGNRANPINGTSGVLSINEDGNLILQVNNNQTILISRTNVKTTNCSARLLDSGNLILFYNDESGKSVVAWQSFDYPTDTQLPGMKLGLDRRSGLDRVLTSWKSRTDPSPGEYNYRVDPDGLPQLVVNRGSERRWRSIPWMGSRWIGREAMANSFLFKAIFADNEDEVSEVYSVENDSIMWKFLDESGTIRMMRWMERDRRWGELMSLPKDRCDDYGCCGPFGYCDSNKGVESQCNCLPGYEPRSPREWRLGNGSGGCKRKRALSMCKNGEWFKKVENVKIPDTSQKTFGRTKLSMEECKKECFNNCTCAAYTSLESGECVTWHGDLMDMRIFNGGLDLYIRVDAEEPTQQSKKSGNLRGKNLAIVVTSIVVTVVMITYFVCWLVLRRTKKVDSEHNYQPFDEENLELPMFDMFTIAGATDKFSDKNIIGEGGFGQVYKGQLSNGKVIAVKRLSANSNQGLNEFKNEVMLIAKLQHRNLVKLLGCCIHGEERMLVYEYMNNGSLDSFIFAGQENTRNLLAWGGRLDIIVGIARGILYLHQDSRLTVIHRDLKASNVLLDSEMNPKISDFGLAKTFGGHQSSAQTKNVVGTYGYIAPEYVVDGIFSMKSDIFSFGVIVLEIISGKRNRMFHHPDHDLNLLGHAWNLWIEGKGIELLDPKVESPFSASELLKYIQVGLLCVQKSPEDRPSMASVLLMLITDTVMLPQPKKPGFYTERNYVEADYLLSESTGGTNEMTMTQIVPR; encoded by the exons ATGAATCCGGAAAACTGGGTTTTGATCATTTCCttgcttccatttctttttattaaaatctgCACTTCACTTGATACCCTAACTCCAAACCAGTCCTTGAAAAACGACGGCCTTCTCGTATCGGCGGCCGGCACCTTCGCTCTCGGGTTCTTCAGTCTCGGAAATCCCACTCACACGTACGTCGGAATACGGTTCAACAAGATCTCCAATCAAAGCGTAGTTTGGGTCGGAAACAGAGCCAATCCCATCAATGGAACCTCAGGTGTTCTTTCCATCAACGAAGATGGCAACCTTATCCTCCAGGTAAACAACAACCAAACAATCCTAATCTCGCGGACAAATGTCAAAACAACCAACTGCTCGGCTCGGCTTTTGGATTCCGGGAATTTGATATTGTTTTATAATGATGAGAGCGGCAAAAGCGTTGTCGCATGGCAAAGTTTTGATTATCCGACCGACACGCAGCTGCCCGGGATGAAGCTGGGGCTGGACCGGAGGTCCGGTCTGGACCGGGTCCTGACATCGTGGAAGTCACGAACCGACCCGAGTCCGGGAGAGTACAATTACAGAGTCGACCCAGACGGGTTGCCCCAGCTGGTGGTAAACCGGGGGTCAGAGCGGCGGTGGCGGAGCATTCCGTGGATGGGGAGCCGGTGGATCGGCAGGGAGGCGATGGCGAATAGCTTTCTGTTCAAAGCCATATTTGCAGACAACGAGGACGAGGTGTCCGAGGTTTACAGCGTGGAGAATGATTCCATTATGTGGAAGTTTCTGGACGAGTCTGGGACCATTCGGATGATGCGGTGGATGGAGCGCGACCGGCGGTGGGGGGAGCTGATGTCGCTGCCGAAGGACCGGTGCGACGATTACGGCTGCTGCGGGCCGTTTGGGTACTGCGATTCGAATAAGGGGGTGGAGTCTCAGTGCAATTGCTTGCCTGGGTACGAGCCCAGGTCGCCGCGCGAGTGGAGATTGGGGAATGGGTCAG GTGGGTGCAAGAGGAAGCGGGCGCTTTCAATGTGTAAGAACGGAGAATGGTTCAAGAAAGTTGAAAATGTAAAGATTCCAGACACATCACAGAAGACATTTGGACGGACAAAGTTGAGCATGGAAGAGTGCAAGAAAGAGTGCTTCAACAACTGCACTTGTGCGGCCTACACAAGTTTAGAGAGCGGAGAGTGTGTCACTTGGCATGGTGATTTAATGGACATGAGGATTTTTAATGGGGGACTAGACTTGTACATTCGAGTGGATGCAGAGGAGCCAA CTCAACAATCAAAGAAATCCGGAAATCTTCGTGGAAAAAATTTGGCCATTGTGGTTACATCAATTGTTGTGACAGTGGTCATGATTACCTACTTCGTTTGTTGGCTGGTGCTCAGGAGGACCAAAAAAG TAGATTCAGAACACAACTATCAACCCTTTGATGAAGAAAATCTAGAACTGCCGATGTTTGATATGTTCACCATTGCCGGGGCAACGGACAAGTTTTCAGATAAGAACATAATTGGAGAAGGTGGTTTCGGACAAGTTTACAAG GggcaactatcaaatggaaaaGTGATAGCAGTGAAGCGGCTCTCAGCAAACTCCAATCAAGGCCTCAATGAATTTAAAAACGAGGTTATGTTGATTGCCAAACTTCAACATCGTAATCTAGTTAAGCTTTTGGGATGCTGCATCCATGGGGAAGAAAGAATGCTAGTTTATGAGTATATGAACAATGGAAGCTTGGATTCCTTCATTTTTG CAGgtcaagaaaacacaagaaatttgctCGCATGGGGAGGGCGATTGGATATAATCGTTGGGATTGCTCGAGGGATTCTTTACCTTCACCAAGACTCTAGATTGACAGTCATTCATAGGGATCTTAAAGCTAGCAATGTCCTACTTGACAGTGAAATGAACccaaaaatttcagattttggtCTTGCTAAAACTTTTGGAGGTCATCAATCATCAGCACAAACCAAAAATGTTGTTGGAACTTA TGGTTACATAGCTCCGGAATATGTAGTGGATGGCATTTTTTCAATGAAATCAGACATTTTTAGCTTTGGAGTCATAGTTCTAGAAATAATTAGTGGCAAAAGGAATAGAATGTTCCATCATCCAGACCATGACCTTAATCTTCTTGGACAT GCTTGGAACCTTTGGATTGAAGGAAAGGGAATTGAGCTTTTGGATCCAAAGGTGGAGAGTCCCTTTTCAGCGTCAGAGTTGTTAAAGTATATACAAGTTGGTCTTCTGTGTGTGCAGAAAAGCCCTGAAGACAGACCAAGCATGGCTTCGGTGCTCTTAATGTTGATTACTGATACTGTAATGTTGCCCCAGCCCAAGAAGCCTGGCTTTTATACGGAGAGGAATTACGTTGAGGCTGATTATTTGCTTTCTGAGAGTACTGGAGGTACCAATGAGATGACTATGACACAAATAGTGCCTCGATAA
- the LOC127813702 gene encoding G-type lectin S-receptor-like serine/threonine-protein kinase SD1-1 isoform X5, protein MCKNGEWFKKVENVKIPDTSQKTFGRTKLSMEECKKECFNNCTCAAYTSLESGECVTWHGDLMDMRIFNGGLDLYIRVDAEEPTQQSKKSGNLRGKNLAIVVTSIVVTVVMITYFVCWLVLRRTKKVDSEHNYQPFDEENLELPMFDMFTIAGATDKFSDKNIIGEGGFGQVYKGQLSNGKVIAVKRLSANSNQGLNEFKNEVMLIAKLQHRNLVKLLGCCIHGEERMLVYEYMNNGSLDSFIFAGQENTRNLLAWGGRLDIIVGIARGILYLHQDSRLTVIHRDLKASNVLLDSEMNPKISDFGLAKTFGGHQSSAQTKNVVGTYGYIAPEYVVDGIFSMKSDIFSFGVIVLEIISGKRNRMFHHPDHDLNLLGHAWNLWIEGKGIELLDPKVESPFSASELLKYIQVGLLCVQKSPEDRPSMASVLLMLITDTVMLPQPKKPGFYTERNYVEADYLLSESTGGTNEMTMTQIVPR, encoded by the exons ATGTGTAAGAACGGAGAATGGTTCAAGAAAGTTGAAAATGTAAAGATTCCAGACACATCACAGAAGACATTTGGACGGACAAAGTTGAGCATGGAAGAGTGCAAGAAAGAGTGCTTCAACAACTGCACTTGTGCGGCCTACACAAGTTTAGAGAGCGGAGAGTGTGTCACTTGGCATGGTGATTTAATGGACATGAGGATTTTTAATGGGGGACTAGACTTGTACATTCGAGTGGATGCAGAGGAGCCAA CTCAACAATCAAAGAAATCCGGAAATCTTCGTGGAAAAAATTTGGCCATTGTGGTTACATCAATTGTTGTGACAGTGGTCATGATTACCTACTTCGTTTGTTGGCTGGTGCTCAGGAGGACCAAAAAAG TAGATTCAGAACACAACTATCAACCCTTTGATGAAGAAAATCTAGAACTGCCGATGTTTGATATGTTCACCATTGCCGGGGCAACGGACAAGTTTTCAGATAAGAACATAATTGGAGAAGGTGGTTTCGGACAAGTTTACAAG GggcaactatcaaatggaaaaGTGATAGCAGTGAAGCGGCTCTCAGCAAACTCCAATCAAGGCCTCAATGAATTTAAAAACGAGGTTATGTTGATTGCCAAACTTCAACATCGTAATCTAGTTAAGCTTTTGGGATGCTGCATCCATGGGGAAGAAAGAATGCTAGTTTATGAGTATATGAACAATGGAAGCTTGGATTCCTTCATTTTTG CAGgtcaagaaaacacaagaaatttgctCGCATGGGGAGGGCGATTGGATATAATCGTTGGGATTGCTCGAGGGATTCTTTACCTTCACCAAGACTCTAGATTGACAGTCATTCATAGGGATCTTAAAGCTAGCAATGTCCTACTTGACAGTGAAATGAACccaaaaatttcagattttggtCTTGCTAAAACTTTTGGAGGTCATCAATCATCAGCACAAACCAAAAATGTTGTTGGAACTTA TGGTTACATAGCTCCGGAATATGTAGTGGATGGCATTTTTTCAATGAAATCAGACATTTTTAGCTTTGGAGTCATAGTTCTAGAAATAATTAGTGGCAAAAGGAATAGAATGTTCCATCATCCAGACCATGACCTTAATCTTCTTGGACAT GCTTGGAACCTTTGGATTGAAGGAAAGGGAATTGAGCTTTTGGATCCAAAGGTGGAGAGTCCCTTTTCAGCGTCAGAGTTGTTAAAGTATATACAAGTTGGTCTTCTGTGTGTGCAGAAAAGCCCTGAAGACAGACCAAGCATGGCTTCGGTGCTCTTAATGTTGATTACTGATACTGTAATGTTGCCCCAGCCCAAGAAGCCTGGCTTTTATACGGAGAGGAATTACGTTGAGGCTGATTATTTGCTTTCTGAGAGTACTGGAGGTACCAATGAGATGACTATGACACAAATAGTGCCTCGATAA